From Roseibium alexandrii DFL-11, the proteins below share one genomic window:
- a CDS encoding DUF2075 domain-containing protein: MFKRSYFDNSIPAFILQSEDEILGALTSAHQFELTAQQRNAWIAQIVNLKQQLAKCLSGHVYFEFTIPRMGKRVDVVLLIQNTVFVIEYKTGEHLSDRSHDRHAIDQVVDYALDLKNFHEGSHSKRIVPILVTTGAPAAVVNVQWDADQIARPLLSNGDNIEEIIRLVVEGESISDTDARDWSESGYKPTPTIIEAAQALYQGHAVEEISRSDAGVKNLSNTTECILDIITNSRKNGRKSICFVTGVPGAGKTLAGLNISTRKVEGTEEHAVFLSGNGPLVTVMREALARDRVARAKANGNPINKKAALQKVSAFIQNIHHFRDEGLRSDNPPVEHVVVFDEAQRAWNQAHAERFMVQKRGALSFDMSEPEFLISLMDRREDWCTIVCLIGGGQEINTGEAGLTEWFDALAKRFQHWDVYHSGHLNQRTYSWGQDLNAKLRNLRAKKEEALHLAVSVRSYRAEKLSDFVEAIIDGDAERARHLYLALEKYPLAITRDLSRAKNWLRNHARGTERIGLVASSGAIRLKPEGLQVKSEIDPANWFLNNRDDIRSSFYLEDVATEFDIQGLELDWTCMCWDADYRREADEWRHYSFKGTKWQHVKDAFRKVYLANAYRVLLTRARQGMVILIPRGDEADHTRYPHFYEEIFEFLLRCGITEITP; the protein is encoded by the coding sequence ATGTTTAAGCGATCGTACTTTGACAACTCGATCCCCGCATTCATTCTTCAGAGCGAGGACGAGATACTCGGCGCCTTAACAAGTGCCCACCAATTCGAACTCACTGCTCAGCAGCGGAACGCCTGGATAGCGCAGATTGTCAACTTGAAGCAGCAACTTGCCAAATGTCTTTCCGGGCATGTGTACTTTGAGTTCACAATTCCAAGGATGGGCAAGCGCGTTGATGTTGTGTTGCTGATCCAGAATACCGTGTTCGTTATAGAGTATAAGACGGGCGAGCACCTTTCAGATCGGTCGCATGATCGGCACGCTATTGATCAGGTTGTTGATTATGCACTTGACCTAAAAAACTTTCATGAGGGCAGCCACAGTAAGCGGATTGTTCCAATCCTTGTGACCACTGGAGCGCCGGCAGCGGTCGTTAATGTCCAATGGGATGCTGATCAGATCGCTAGACCGTTGCTGTCCAATGGCGACAACATCGAAGAGATAATCAGGCTTGTTGTGGAGGGCGAAAGTATTAGCGATACCGATGCCAGGGATTGGTCTGAGAGCGGCTATAAACCGACGCCCACGATTATTGAAGCTGCACAGGCGCTATATCAAGGCCATGCAGTAGAAGAAATTTCACGTTCGGATGCTGGCGTAAAAAATCTCAGCAATACGACAGAATGCATCTTGGACATCATCACCAATTCTCGAAAGAATGGCAGAAAATCAATTTGCTTTGTGACGGGTGTGCCCGGTGCCGGCAAAACCCTGGCTGGTCTGAATATCTCAACCCGGAAAGTGGAAGGCACGGAAGAGCACGCCGTATTCTTATCCGGAAACGGACCCCTTGTTACGGTAATGCGGGAAGCTCTCGCCAGAGACCGGGTTGCGCGAGCGAAGGCTAATGGCAATCCGATCAACAAGAAGGCGGCTCTTCAGAAAGTGAGCGCCTTTATCCAGAATATCCATCACTTCCGAGATGAGGGATTGCGATCAGACAACCCTCCGGTCGAGCATGTTGTTGTGTTCGATGAAGCCCAGCGCGCCTGGAACCAAGCGCATGCTGAACGTTTCATGGTGCAAAAACGCGGCGCTTTATCGTTTGATATGTCAGAGCCGGAATTTCTGATCAGTTTGATGGATCGACGTGAGGATTGGTGCACGATCGTATGCCTGATTGGCGGTGGTCAGGAAATAAACACCGGTGAAGCTGGTCTCACAGAATGGTTCGACGCGCTAGCAAAAAGGTTTCAGCATTGGGACGTATATCACTCTGGGCACTTGAACCAACGTACATACAGTTGGGGTCAGGACCTAAATGCCAAACTGCGTAACTTGCGCGCCAAAAAAGAAGAAGCATTGCATCTCGCGGTGTCGGTTAGGTCTTACCGAGCTGAAAAGCTATCAGACTTTGTTGAAGCAATCATCGACGGTGATGCGGAACGCGCACGGCATTTATATCTAGCTCTGGAAAAATACCCGCTCGCAATTACACGTGATCTTAGCCGAGCGAAGAATTGGCTCCGAAATCATGCAAGAGGCACCGAACGCATCGGACTTGTCGCATCTTCCGGCGCCATAAGACTGAAGCCAGAAGGGCTCCAAGTTAAAAGCGAAATCGACCCAGCTAACTGGTTTCTGAATAACAGGGACGACATTCGGTCCTCGTTCTACCTCGAAGACGTCGCCACTGAATTTGACATACAGGGCCTCGAGCTTGATTGGACGTGCATGTGCTGGGATGCAGATTACAGGCGTGAGGCAGATGAATGGCGCCACTACTCCTTCAAGGGCACTAAGTGGCAGCACGTTAAGGATGCCTTCCGCAAGGTATATTTGGCGAATGCCTACAGAGTGCTACTCACTCGTGCGCGACAGGGAATGGTCATCTTGATCCCAAGAGGCGACGAAGCTGATCATACGCGGTATCCGCATTTTTATGAGGAAATTTTCGAATTTCTACTGCGCTGCGGCATTACCGAAATAACGCCCTGA
- a CDS encoding helix-turn-helix transcriptional regulator yields the protein MRGFVPFRKRFPLSCLVSKMPRPQRADLVPEIRLPNTEVARGLAASAVSGQPVRVSVYPADEPFVPHYRMYDDYNRILQQHAAALAKHHGNDILLFIASHFRMSEFREIERTDTQIIGRLTVVGCRARVTQSEIASALNMSTSTVERAIKLLKEHNIIINWGRGWIELSADMIWCGKDDHRRAYRQVQHIHKNHPNNFEIIDSRNTDNT from the coding sequence ATGCGGGGTTTCGTACCTTTCCGGAAGCGCTTCCCTTTGTCTTGTTTGGTAAGCAAAATGCCTAGACCACAGCGCGCCGACCTAGTTCCAGAAATTCGACTACCCAATACCGAAGTGGCCCGCGGGCTGGCGGCTTCAGCAGTCTCTGGGCAACCAGTGAGGGTTTCCGTTTACCCGGCAGACGAACCGTTTGTCCCACATTATCGTATGTACGATGACTATAATCGCATTCTCCAGCAACACGCAGCCGCACTAGCAAAACATCACGGTAATGACATACTTCTGTTCATAGCGTCTCATTTTCGCATGTCAGAATTTCGAGAGATAGAACGGACGGACACACAGATCATCGGCCGACTGACGGTAGTGGGGTGCCGGGCGCGTGTAACTCAGTCTGAAATTGCGTCTGCTCTTAATATGAGCACGTCAACCGTTGAACGCGCTATCAAACTGCTAAAGGAACACAACATCATAATAAACTGGGGTCGAGGCTGGATAGAATTATCAGCGGACATGATTTGGTGCGGCAAAGATGACCACAGAAGAGCCTATAGACAAGTACAACACATTCATAAGAACCACCCCAACAATTTCGAAATCATTGACAGCCGAAACACGGACAACACGTGA
- a CDS encoding tyrosine-type recombinase/integrase, translating to MAEPRKLTKSVVEGIIPGPRDVVHWDTVLKGFGVKVTPKGRKVFIVQHRPKGHKGAAKKYTIGKYGDFTVQQARDAALDVIHNSAQGIDLGAQQKAERAKQLNDLTKDLVSQFIEKHVSQNRSARETTRLLDHDVIPVIGNKSIHDVTKHDIISIVDRVSGRGAHTTANRTLAAVRKFLNWCVGRGVIETSPAANVAAPKKEVSRDRALDTAELAAILNATDKMGFPFGYYVKLLFLTAQRRGEVSGMRWSEINLDSATWTIPAERAKNGKAHVVHLSQASLDVLQSIPKFANANGTESDLVFTTNGKTSISGFSKAKKQLDELSGVTDWRIHDIRRTVVTQMAAMGVWHHVADAILNHKTGAISGVAAVYQRHEFLDDRKRALDDWAKRLREISDE from the coding sequence ATGGCCGAACCAAGAAAACTCACCAAATCAGTTGTGGAAGGGATAATTCCTGGCCCTCGGGACGTCGTGCACTGGGACACCGTACTCAAGGGGTTCGGGGTGAAAGTGACACCTAAAGGCCGCAAGGTGTTCATCGTTCAACATCGACCTAAGGGCCACAAAGGCGCAGCCAAGAAATACACGATTGGCAAGTACGGAGACTTTACAGTCCAACAGGCACGCGACGCAGCCCTTGATGTGATCCACAACAGTGCTCAGGGCATCGACCTTGGTGCTCAGCAGAAAGCCGAACGCGCCAAGCAATTGAACGATTTAACCAAAGACCTGGTCAGTCAGTTTATCGAAAAGCACGTCTCACAAAACCGATCCGCACGTGAGACAACGCGGCTGCTTGATCACGACGTGATCCCTGTTATTGGCAACAAGTCCATCCACGACGTGACCAAGCACGACATCATCAGCATCGTTGATAGAGTGTCAGGTCGAGGTGCGCATACAACAGCAAACAGAACACTGGCTGCAGTTCGCAAGTTTCTAAACTGGTGTGTTGGTCGTGGGGTAATCGAAACCAGCCCTGCTGCAAACGTCGCCGCTCCTAAAAAAGAGGTTTCCCGCGATCGCGCACTAGATACCGCCGAGCTCGCAGCAATCTTGAATGCCACAGATAAGATGGGCTTTCCGTTTGGGTATTATGTGAAATTGCTTTTTCTTACAGCGCAACGACGCGGCGAAGTTTCTGGCATGCGATGGAGTGAGATCAACCTCGATAGCGCAACATGGACAATTCCAGCAGAGCGAGCGAAGAACGGCAAAGCACATGTCGTTCATTTGTCGCAAGCTTCGTTGGACGTGTTGCAATCAATTCCCAAATTCGCAAACGCTAATGGAACCGAGAGCGATCTGGTTTTTACAACAAACGGTAAAACGAGCATCAGTGGGTTCTCAAAAGCAAAGAAGCAGCTTGATGAATTATCCGGCGTTACTGACTGGCGCATTCATGACATTCGCCGCACAGTCGTAACGCAGATGGCAGCAATGGGCGTTTGGCATCATGTTGCTGATGCAATCCTCAATCACAAGACCGGCGCTATCAGCGGTGTTGCTGCGGTATACCAGCGACATGAGTTTTTGGACGACCGAAAACGGGCGCTGGACGATTGGGCGAAGAGACTGAGAGAGATCTCCGATGAGTGA
- a CDS encoding helix-turn-helix transcriptional regulator — translation MSTTAGEFLMNTHDPALLPLPSDDDTLIRRADVQAYLGIAPQTLARWAHEGQGPRFIKMGSKLVAYRAGDLRRWLETCQISSTI, via the coding sequence ATGTCAACCACTGCCGGAGAGTTCCTCATGAATACACACGATCCAGCCCTACTCCCCCTGCCCTCTGACGACGACACACTGATCCGCCGAGCAGATGTTCAGGCCTATCTGGGCATCGCCCCCCAGACCCTAGCTAGATGGGCTCACGAAGGCCAAGGACCGCGCTTCATCAAGATGGGCAGTAAATTAGTCGCCTACCGCGCTGGTGACCTCAGGCGCTGGCTTGAGACCTGCCAGATATCAAGCACCATATAG
- a CDS encoding HNH endonuclease, with protein MTDVYQPVIIKELLQHDGQRTKAQLAATLAAHDASVQRYYEKIVMRWPKQTLTKHGVVGYDKSTATFQLVQLPEQAEVIREAIGVCDKKIVEWLEKKKKKGDAATVSSSARYEVLKAAHGKCELCGISSDISPIDVDHIVPQSKADKNGKVRLHDELMGVNDKRNLQALCFACNRAKRDTDATDFRRRNKLVRDRIPELIREEGRTAIINTVSCKEHTDALMEKLVEEHAELIAARTTKDKLEELVDLAEVVFSLAKQHGADEATFMQQVRDKRAERGGFNEGYVYKGDVTT; from the coding sequence ATGACTGATGTGTATCAACCTGTCATCATCAAAGAATTACTGCAGCATGACGGTCAACGCACCAAGGCTCAGCTGGCAGCAACCTTGGCAGCACACGATGCATCCGTGCAAAGGTATTATGAAAAGATCGTGATGCGATGGCCAAAGCAAACTCTGACCAAGCATGGTGTTGTTGGATACGACAAGTCGACCGCCACCTTCCAACTTGTACAGCTGCCGGAGCAAGCAGAAGTAATCCGTGAAGCAATCGGTGTCTGCGATAAAAAAATCGTTGAATGGCTCGAAAAGAAAAAGAAGAAGGGCGACGCGGCGACTGTCTCATCATCCGCCAGATACGAAGTCCTGAAGGCCGCGCATGGCAAATGCGAACTGTGTGGTATCTCTAGCGATATTAGCCCTATCGACGTTGATCACATCGTACCGCAGTCGAAAGCTGACAAGAACGGCAAGGTGCGGCTTCACGACGAACTGATGGGCGTCAATGATAAGCGCAATCTGCAAGCCCTATGCTTTGCCTGCAATCGCGCTAAACGCGACACTGACGCCACGGACTTCCGAAGAAGAAACAAGTTAGTTCGTGATCGCATTCCAGAATTGATCCGTGAAGAAGGCCGCACGGCTATTATCAACACTGTGAGCTGCAAGGAGCATACTGATGCGCTCATGGAGAAACTTGTCGAAGAACATGCAGAGCTGATCGCCGCGCGGACTACTAAGGACAAGCTGGAAGAGTTGGTCGACCTGGCGGAAGTTGTTTTTTCATTAGCTAAGCAACATGGCGCTGACGAAGCGACATTTATGCAGCAGGTCCGTGACAAGCGGGCAGAGAGGGGAGGTTTCAACGAGGGCTACGTCTATAAAGGCGATGTAACGACCTAA